A region of the Candidatus Poribacteria bacterium genome:
ACCCTCTTGCGTGAAGAGTTGTTCGACGACAGGATGCCTACCGTCCCGGATAACGATCTCATCCACCGCTGCCACGGTCGGCTTGACGTAGTTGTATCTCGATGCGATATAGGCGAAATTGGCGAGAACATCCGTCATTGCGACCGCCCCCGCAATCTGCTGGATGGCTTCCGTCCATTTGGATACCTCCTCGCGAATCTGGCAGAAGAGATCATACTCCAACGTCTGTATCCGATCTTCTGCGTTCAGCACCTTTGCCTCCTGCTCCTTGAGTTCGGGTGTGATGAACCGTTCAGAGTTCCGAAGCGTCTGTTTGCGGATATAGTCGTCAGGCACCATGTGTAGGTTCGGTTTTGTTACATCAATGTAATAACCGAAGACCTGATTGAATCCAATCTTCAAGGACTGAATACCGCTCCGTTTGCGTTCTTCTTCTTGCATTGCAGCGATCCAGTCCTTTCCTTGCCCTACAATCTGCCGAAGTTCATCAAGTTCCTCATTATAGCCGTCGTTTATGATGCCGCCTTCGCGAATTGTTGCGGGCGGGTCCGGATGAATACCGTGTTCAATCAATTCGACTAACTCCGGAAGCGTATCCAATGCGTCGTTAAGAGACACCAACAGCGCGCTACCGCAATTTTGGAGCTGCACCTTGACATCGGGAATCAGACAGAGAGACTCTTTCAAGGCATGCAGGTCGCGTCCATTTACAGAGCCGAGACTGATACGCGAAATAAGCCGCTCTATGTCAAACATCTGTCTAAGTGCTTCGCGCAATTCCTCTTGCAGGTTAATCTGGGTTTTGAGTTCATCGACTGCCCTGAGGCGTTCTTCAATCTCTTTTTCATCAAGGAGCGGTTGCAAGAGGCATTGACGTATCTTCCTACCCCCCATTGATGTCACCGTTTGATCAAGGACTTCAAGGAGTGTCCCTTTTGTGGAACCGTCGCGAATGGAGGCTGTGAGTTCAAGGTTGCGTTGTGTATCTGCATCCAGCACCATAAAGTCTGAGAGGGTATAGGTCTGGAGAGAGACGATGTGTTCGACTTCCTGTTTCTGTGTTTCGTTGAGATAATAGATGAGCGCGCCTGCCGCAGAGATAGCCGTCGGGAGATGTTCGCATCCGAATCCGTCAAGCGAAATTGTCTGAAAATGTTCAAGGAGTTCCGTGCGGGCAGTGTCGGTTTCAAAACGCCAGTCGGGTAAGTTGTTGAGGGTCACCTTGAGTTCGGTTTTGAGACGGTCAAACATCTCTTCGTCCTCAAACGTATCGGAGAAGAGGCATTCTTTCGGGGAAAAACGGTGAATCTCTGACCAGAGCCGCGAGGGGTCTGTCAGTTCGGTCACGAAAAATTCACCGGTAGAAATATCTGCAATCGCAACGCCATAAGTGCCTCTATTGAGATAGATGGAGACGATATAGTTGTTCACCTTATGCTCAAGCACCTTCGGATCGGTCACGGTGCCGGGTGTAACGATTCGGACGACATCGCGTTTGACGAGGCGGTTCTCATCGCGTGCCACTTTTGCGTCTTCGGTCTGCTCTAAGATGGCGATCTTATGTCCGGCTTTGACGAGTTTATAGAGATAAGAATCGAGTGCGTGGTGTGGGATACCTGCCATCGGTGGCGGTGGGGATTGTTGGTTTTTATGACTTCTTGCTGTCAAGGCGATTTCAAGGACGCGTGCGATGAGTTCTGCATCCTCAAAGAACGCCTCATAGAAATCGCCGACGCGACAGAGAAGAATCGCGTCTCCGTGTTGTTTTTTTACCTGTTTATAGAGTTCCATCAACGACAGATCTGACTGTCTCGAACGTGCCATAGCGTTTTCCTTGTTGTGATGTGCGTGGTTGTCTGTTATGCGAAAGGTTAATTTTAATACCGTAACACATTTTGGGTTTTATGTCAAATGTATTTTGGTGATTGGCTGTTAGCGGTTGGTGTTTAGAAGGGTGGAAGATAGGGGTGTCGGGATTAGGAATCCCCCTACAGTGGATTCTCACTACGCGGTAGGTGCGGAATGTAATACAAGGA
Encoded here:
- the mutS gene encoding DNA mismatch repair protein MutS, translating into MARSRQSDLSLMELYKQVKKQHGDAILLCRVGDFYEAFFEDAELIARVLEIALTARSHKNQQSPPPPMAGIPHHALDSYLYKLVKAGHKIAILEQTEDAKVARDENRLVKRDVVRIVTPGTVTDPKVLEHKVNNYIVSIYLNRGTYGVAIADISTGEFFVTELTDPSRLWSEIHRFSPKECLFSDTFEDEEMFDRLKTELKVTLNNLPDWRFETDTARTELLEHFQTISLDGFGCEHLPTAISAAGALIYYLNETQKQEVEHIVSLQTYTLSDFMVLDADTQRNLELTASIRDGSTKGTLLEVLDQTVTSMGGRKIRQCLLQPLLDEKEIEERLRAVDELKTQINLQEELREALRQMFDIERLISRISLGSVNGRDLHALKESLCLIPDVKVQLQNCGSALLVSLNDALDTLPELVELIEHGIHPDPPATIREGGIINDGYNEELDELRQIVGQGKDWIAAMQEEERKRSGIQSLKIGFNQVFGYYIDVTKPNLHMVPDDYIRKQTLRNSERFITPELKEQEAKVLNAEDRIQTLEYDLFCQIREEVSKWTEAIQQIAGAVAMTDVLANFAYIASRYNYVKPTVAAVDEIVIRDGRHPVVEQLFTQEGFVPNDTILNCDDEQLHIITGPNMSGKSTYLRQTALIVLMAQIGCFVPASAAKIGLVDRIFTRVGASDNLVMGQSTFLVEMNETANILNNATRNSLVIFDEVGRGTSTFDGLSIAWAVSEYLLDEKRMGAKTLFATHYHELVELASKYKRAKNYNVAVHEDGQKVTFLRKVVPGGADQSYGIHVARLAGLPQVVITRAQQILEVLEQHNLSVEADGATGQSAKGHPTMPKPRRRVSRKTMQSDSLQMALFTPKTHPLVEEIQQLELSQVTPLDAVNILYDLKAKAEKS